The stretch of DNA TATGATTGGTACATTGCAGGCGATTAAGTGATCGATGACTTTGCTGAGTGGTACTGAGGTGATGAGGCAGATGTCACCCGAACCTGATGTTGGATGAGCCGCCCTGGGTTCGAATTCTTTACCGGTTTCGTGAAGATTGATCTTCTGGTCTCCGAAGCTCAGTGCATATCGACCTGAACCGAAAGTGACAACTTTCATCCCCAAGACTCTGGAGTAGAAGTCACATGTCGTCGAGATATTGGCGACTGTGAGCACCAGATGATCCAGTTTGTCGATATGCATTCATCGGATCCTTGAATCTTGCCAAGTCTTGCAGACCGACTGACGACTTCCAGTTCAAGCATGCTGGATTGGGTTTATACGGCACTCGCCTTGTTTGTGATTTCCAAGATCAACTCAGGTAGTGGCCAAGGGAGACGATCGAGGAGCCGAACCATGCCAGACATGCCAATAGATAACCGCACCATGCCAGAACATGCATAGCAAGCGATACTCGGGTCCTTACGAAGACAAATGGCGTCAGAGTAGCGAGCAGCACAACAAACAAGATGGCTGTCCAGAGGATGAGCACCGGGGGGCCGCCCATCTCTCCCGAATTAGCAATGGGGCCTGTCATCGGGCCCATAACCACGCCAAGTGCGATTGTTCCAATGTGGAGTGGAGTCTTATCGGTTCCGGCGATTTCGTTGTAGATGAGACAAGCACGCACAGCGATTGTCGCTGCAATCGCTGCGAACGAGACAAAGGCAATCAGGTGGTACCAGGAAAGCCGCATGCCCTGATCTCTTACATGATCATCGAACGCTCACAATTTAATGAGAGGCAACTCACCTCACAGAAATGCTTCAGAAGATACTCATTTGAAAACGCCTGACGACGTTCGCGAAGTGGCCTCTCGTGCGAAACCGCATGTCAGCAACACAGCCAGATCATCGCTTACCAAACAGCGGCGAG from Planctopirus ephydatiae encodes:
- a CDS encoding VOC family protein — translated: MHIDKLDHLVLTVANISTTCDFYSRVLGMKVVTFGSGRYALSFGDQKINLHETGKEFEPRAAHPTSGSGDICLITSVPLSKVIDHLIACNVPIIEGPVARTGATGPIMSVYLRDPDSNLIEVSTYADA